The following coding sequences lie in one Chelonia mydas isolate rCheMyd1 chromosome 6, rCheMyd1.pri.v2, whole genome shotgun sequence genomic window:
- the PROX2 gene encoding prospero homeobox protein 2 translates to MNGSCVSEQDGGSSSSGHSGGQKEEPCLQRDSLFSSPSVSIISQLLSQTIANRSLDPNFLFPSLQSTESPQEARDCPSFKEGTPTLASPLCYTAISRFGDTDQFYNEHLRAKRARVESIIRGMSLSPNPITLGTSGERDRERPVEKRSENYRENKRKQKLPQQQSPHVAQLAGRGKSSAKAEECHQLKEQLQVLQQQLRQLQEKFLKVYEFSDSDQSYERMEKTMHLLKGKCGDSLNESCQAATSDQHRTLLRRSISEMEEHKVSEEERRMGDLGELSSEERTFSETLKHELATVVSQTVDTVLKQILSKPSGHLAQLYNSLPISVSDSRREDFATEEYSSRKWLPGASSQNLVNSLTEAHTEALSLVMEKSPDFHAHPISSRIARKPCHVPNMNHPLVMTSQVQEKQILSQLLEYSQNSHWNSSPHRIASSPDWSSQESLDLPWRAVKLKSSVMRHQQYPMSLNTTEMENLTLLPARKAECGELQTVMDGMPFSSVHIQEALTPGHLKKAKLMFFFTRYPSSTLLKTYFPDVQFNRCITSQLIKWFSNFREFYYIQMEKFARQAILEEVTDSKHLMVSRDSELFRALNMHYNKGNDFEVPDRFLEVASRTLREFFSAVRTGKDSDPSWKKPIYKIISKLDSDIPDVFKSSSCLQELLQS, encoded by the exons ATGAATGGGAGCTGTGTCTCTGAGCAGGATGGAGGTAGCTCGAGTTCAGGACACTCAGGTGGGCAGAAAGAAGAGCCCTGTCTCCAAAGAGACTCGTTGTTCTCTTCCCCCAGTGTGTCCATCATATCACAACTCCTCAGCCAGACAATCGCTAACAGGagcctggatccaaacttccttttcccttccttGCAGTCAACGGAATCACCCCAGGAAGCCAGGGACTGCCCATCTTTTAAGGAAGGGACACCAACCCTGGCCTCCCCTCTGTGCTATACTGCAATCTCCCGTTTTGGTGACACAGACCAGTTCTATAATGAACACTTACGAGCTAAGAGGGCCAGAGTGGAAAGCATTATCCGAGGTATGAGCCTCTCACCAAACCCTATCACACTTGGTACCAGtggggaaagagacagagaacGCCCTGTGGAGAAAAGAAGTGAGAACTACAGGGAGAACAAGAGAAAGCAGAAGCTTCCCCAGCAGCAAAGCCCACATGTAGCACAGCTTGCAGGAAGAGGCAAGAGCAGTGCCAAGGCAGAGGAGTGCCACCAACTGAAGGAACAGCTTCAAGTTTTGCAGCAACAGCTGAGGCAGCTTCAAGAGAAATTCTTGAAGGTTTATGAGTTCAGTGATTCAGATCAAAGCTATGAACGGATGGAGAAGACTATGCACTTATTGAAGGGGAAGTGTGGAGACAGTCTAAATGAAAGCTGTCAGGCTGCTACCAGTGACcaacacagaactcttcttcggAGGAGCATCTCAGAGATGGAAGAACACAAAGTGTCAGAAGAAGAAAGGAGAATGGGGGATCTGGGTGAACTGTCCTCTGAAGAAAGAACCTTTTCTGAGACATTAAAGCATGAGCTAGCCACAGTGGTATCTCAGACGGTGGACAcggttttaaaacaaatattgtcCAAGCCATCAGGCCATCTGGCTCAGCTGTATAACAGCCTCCCAATCTCAGTGTCAGACAGCAGAAGAGAGGATTTTGCCACCGAGGAATACTCCAGCAGAAAATGGCTTCCTGGGGCTTCCTCCCAAAATTTGGTAAACTCACTGACTGAAGCCCACACAGAGGCCTTGTCGCTAGTCATGGAGAAGTCTCCAGACTTTCATGCTCACCCAATCAGTTCAAGAATAGCTAGAAAACCCTGCCATGTGCCTAACATGAATCATCCCTTGGTCATGACTTCTCAAGTTCAAGAAAAACAGATTCTTAGCCAGCTACTAGAGTACAGTCAAAATAGCCATTGGAACAGCAGTCCTCACAGAATTGCCTCTTCCCCAGACTGGTCTTCTCAAGAGTCCCTAGATCTACCTTGGAGAGCAGTCAAATTGAAGTCATCAGTCATGAGACACCAGCAATATCCAATGTCCCTTAACACCACTGAAATGGAAAATTTGACTCTTCTTCCAGCCAGGAAGGCAGAATGTGGAGAGCTGCAGACTGTGATGGATGGGATGCCCTTCTCCTCAGTCCAT ATCCAGGAGGCTCTGACCCCTGGCCACCTGAAGAAGGCCAAGCTGATGTTCTTCTTCACTCGCtaccccagctccactctgttgAAAACCTACTTCCCTGATGTCCAG TTCAACCGCTGCATCACTTCCCAGCTCATCAAGTGGTTCAGCAACTTCCGTGAGTTTTACTACATCCAGATGGAGAAGTTTGCCCGGCAAGCCATCTTGgaggaagtcacggattccaaaCACCTGATGGTTTCTCGGGACTCTGAGCTCTTCAGAGCCCTCAACATGCACTATAACAAGGGGAATGATTTTGAG GTCCCTGATCGCTTCCTGGAGGTTGCTAGCAGGACCCTGCGGGAGTTCTTCAGTGCTGTCAGGACAGGGAAGGACTCTGACCCCTCCTGGAAGAAACCCATTtacaaaataatttcaaaactgGACAGTGACATCCCAGATGTGTTTAAATCTTCCAGCTGCCTCCAAGAACTACTCCAGAGTTAA